TGTCTCGCACGAGCTGCGCACCCCGATCGCCGCGCTCCGCGCCGTCCTGGAGAACGTGGTGGACGGGGTCTCCGCCGCCGACCCGGAGACCATGCGGACCGCGCTGAAACAGACCGAGCGGCTGGGCCGGCTGGTGGAGACCCTGCTCGACCTGTCGCGTCTCGACAACGGTGTCGTACCGCTGCGGGCCCGGCGCTTCGAGGTGTGGCCGTACCTCTCCGGGGTGCTGAAGGAGGCCAACCTCGCCGCCGGGCGGCGCGCGCTCGCCTCCGGCTCGGGGCATCACACGCGGACGGACGTCCATCTGCATCTGGACGTCTCCCCGCCGGAGCTGACCGCCCACGCGGACGCCGAGCGGCTGCACCAGGTCGTCGCCAATCTGATCGACAACGCGGTGAAGCACTCGCCCCCGCACGGCCGGGTGACGGTACGGGCCCGGCGCGGCGAGAGCCCCGAGTCGCTGGACCTGGAGGTCGTGGACGAGGGTCCCGGCATCCCGGAGCCGCAGCGGCGCCAGGTCTTCGAGCGGTTCAACCGGGGCGGGGGCGCGGCGCCCGGCAAGGGCGACGGGGGCACCGGCCTCGGCCTCGCCATCGCCCGCTGGGCCGTCGATCTCCACGGCGGTCGGATCGGTGTGGCCGAATCGGCCCGGGGCTGCCGCATCCTCGTCACTCTTCCGGGGGTCCCCTCACCCCGCCCTTGACGTAGGGTTCGAATCGGAACCAACCCTTCTACGTGTGCGGGACGAGGGCGGAAAACCGGAACAGCGGGTGAACATGTCCGGAAGCTCCATCGCTGGCTGCCATACCAGCGGTGCGGGTAAACCGTGCTTATTTCCCGCCATTCCCCTCCGTGAAACCCGTCTTTCGATGTGACTTGCGCGACTGTGACCCGTCTGGTCTGCACGTCCAGGCCGGGGAGGCGTAGCCTTGATTCCCGCTGTCCATCACCTTGTGAAGCGGAAGAGGGCGGTTGCCGCCGTGTCGTCTCAGTCCCCCAGTAACTCCAGCTCGCCCAGCCTCCGGCCGGGTGGTGCCCCCACGACCGACGAAAGCGCGCAGGGCGCCGGTCCCGCCGCCGCTTTCGGGCCCAATGAGTGGCTTGTCGACGAGATCTACCAGCAGTACCTCCAGGACCCGAACTCGGTCGACCGGGCCTGGTGGGACTTCTTCGCCGACTACAAGCCCGGCGCGCAGAACACCGCCGCCACCGGGGCCGAGCCCACCGCGGAGGCTCCCGCCGCGGCCCCCGCGCCGACCGCTCCCGCCCCCCGGGCGAGCGCCAACGGTGCCACCGTGCCCGCCGCCCCGGCCGCCCCCGCGGCCCCGGCCGTGGCTGCGGCACCGGCTCCGGCCCCCGCAGCGCCGAAGCCCGTGCCCGCCGCCGCCCCGGCCCCGGCCCCGGCCCCGGTCGCCGCGCCGAAGCCGGCCGCGGCTCCCGCGCCGGCCGCCGAGGCACCCGCGGGTCCCGAGCTGATCACCCTGCGCGGCCCGGCCGCCGCCGTCGCGAAGAACATGAACGCCTCGCTGGAGATGCCCACGGCCACGTCCGTGCGCGCCGTCCCGGTGAAGCTGCTCTTCGACAACCGCATCGTCATCAACAACCATCTGAAGCGCGCCCGGGGCGGGAAGGTCTCCTTCACCCACCTCATCGGCTACGCGATGGTGCGGGCCCTCAAGGCCATGCCGTCGATGAACTGGTCCTTCGCGCTGAAGGACGGCAAGCCGACGCTGGTCAAGCCGGAGCATGTGAACTTCGGCCTCGCCATCGACCTGGTCAAGCCCAACGGCGACCGCCAGCTCGTCGTCGCGGCCATCAAGAAGGCCGAGACGCTCAACTTCTTCGAGTTCTGGCAGGCGTACGAGGACATCGTCCGCCGCGCCCGGGGCAACAAGCTCACGATGGACGACTTCACCGGGGTCACGGTCTCCCTGACCAACCCCGGCGGCCTCGGCACCGTCCACTCCGTGCCGCGGCTGATGCCCGGCCAGTCCGTGATCATGGGCGTCGGCTCCATGGACTACCCGGCCGAGTTCCAGGGCACCTCCCAGGACACCCTGAACAAGCTGGGCATCTCCAAGGTCATGACGCTGACCTCGACCTACGACCACCGGGTCATCCAGGGCGCGGCCTCCGGCGAGTTCCTGCGGGTCGTGGCCAACTCGCTGCTGGGCGAGGACGGCTTCTACGACGACATCTTCGAGGCGCTGCGCATCCCGTACGAGCCGGTCCGCTGGCTCAAGGACATCGACGCCTCCCACGACGACGACGTCACCAAGGCCGCCCGGGTCTTCGAGCTGATCCACTCCTACCGGGTCCGCGGCCATGTCATGGCCGACACCGACCCGCTGGAGTACCGCCAGCGCAAGCACCCCGACCTGGACATCACCGAGCACGGCCTCACCCTGTGGGACCTGGAGCGCGAGTTCGCGGTCGGCGGCTTCGCGGGCAAGTCCCTGATGAAGCTGCGCGACGTCCTCGGCGTGCTGCGGGACTCGTACTGCCGCACCACCGGCATCGAGTTCATGCACATCCAGGACCCCAAGCAGCGCAAGTGGATCCAGGACCGGGTGGAGCGCCCGCACGCCAAGCCGGAGCGCGAGGAGCAGTTGCGCATCCTGCGCCGGCTCAACGCGGCCGAGGCGTTCGAGACCTTCCTCCAGACGAAGTACGTCGGTCAGAAGCGGTTCTCGCTGGAGGGCGGCGAGTCCGTCATCCCGCTGCTGGACGCGGTCATCGACTCGGCGGCCGAGTCCCGCCTCGACGAGGTCGTCATCGGCATGGCCCACCGCGGCCGGCTGAACGTCCTCGCCAACATCGTCGGCAAGTCGTACGCGCAGATCTTCCGGGAGTTCGAGGGCAACCTCGACCCGAAGTCGATGCACGGCTCCGGTGACGTCAAGTACCACCTGGGCGCCGAGGGGACCTTCACCGGTCTCGACGGTGAGCAGATCAAGGTCTCCCTGGTCGCCAACCCCTCCCACCTGGAGGCCGTCGACCCGGTCCTGGAGGGTGTCGTCCGCGCCAAGCAGGACGTCATCAACAAGGGCGGCACGGACTTCACCGTGCTGCCGGTCGCCCTCCACGGCGACGCGGCCTTCGCGGGCCAGGGCGTGGTCGCCGAGACGCTGAACATGTCGCAGCTCCGCGGCTACCGCACCGGCGGCACCGTCCATGTCGTCATCAACAACCAGGTCGGCTTCACCGCCGCCCCGGAGTCCTCCCGCTCCTCGATGTACGCCACCGACGTGGCCCGCATGATCGAGGCGCCGATCTTCCACGTCAACGGCGACGACCCGGAGGCGTGCGTCCGGGTGGCGCGGCTCGCCTTCGAGTTCCGCCAGACGTTCAACAAGGACGTGGTGATCGACCTCATCTGCTACCGCCGCCGCGGTCACAACGAGGGCGACAACCCGCAGTTCACCAACCCGCAGATGTACAACCTGATCGACAAGAAGCGTTCGGTGCGCAAGCTGTACACCGAGTCGCTGATCGGCCGGGGGGACATCACGCTGGAGGAGGCCGAGCAGGCCCTCCAGGACTTCCAGGGCCAGTTGGAGAAGGTCTTCGCCGAGGTCCGCGAGGCCACCAGCCTGCCCGCCCCGGCGCAGGTCCCCGACCCGCAGGCCGAGTTCCCCGTGGCGGTGACCACGGCGGTCTCCCAGGAGATCGTCAAGCGGATCGCCGAGTCCCAGGTGAACATCCCGGACAACGTCGCCGTCCACCCGCGGCTGCTGCCGCAGCTCCAGCGGCGCGCCTCCTCCGTCGAGGACGGCACGATCGACTGGGGCATGGGCGAGACCCTGGCCATCGGCTCGCTGCTGATGGAGGGCACCCCGGTGCGCCTCTCCGGCCAGGACACCCGCCGCGGCACCTTCGGCCAGCGCCACGCGGTCCTCGTCGACCAGGAGACCGGCGAGGACTACACCCCGCTGCTCTACCTCACCGAGGAGCAGGCCCGTTACAACGTGTACGACTCGCTGCTCAGCGAGTACGCGGCGATGGGCTTCGAGTACGGCTACTCGCTGGCCCGCCCGGACGCGCTGGTCGTGTGGGAGGCCCAGTTCGGTGACTTCGTCAACGGCGCCCAGACCGTCGTCGACGAGTTCATCTCCTCGGCCGAGCAGAAGTGGGGCCAGCACTCCGGTGTGACGCTGCTGCTGCCGCACGGCTACGAGGGCCAGGGCCCGGACCACTCCTCGGCCCGCCCGGAGCGCTTCCTCCAGCTCTGCGCGCAGAACAACATGACGGTCGCGATGCCGACGCTGCCGTCGAACTACTTCCATCTGCTGCGCTGGCAGGTGCACAACCCGCACCACAAGCCGCTGATCGTCTTCACCCCGAAGTCGATGCTCCGGCTGAAGGCGGCGCAGTCGAAGACGGAGGAGTTCCTGACCGGCGGCTTCCGCCCGGTGATCGGGGACACCGGCGTCGACGCGGGCACGGTGGACCCGGCGGGCGTGCGCAAGGTCGTCTTCACCTCCGGCAAGGTCTACTACGACCTCGACGCGGAGCGGAAGAAGCGCGGTACGCAGGACACCGCGATCATCCGGCTGGAGCGGCTGTACCCGCTGCCGGGTGCCGAGCTCCAGGCCGAGATCGCCAAGTTCCCGAACGCGGAGAAGTACATCTGGGCCCAGGAGGAGCCGGCGAACCAGGGTGCCTGGCCGTTCATCGCGCTCAACCTGATCGACCACCTGGACCTGGCCGTCGGCGCGGACGTCCCGCACGGCGAGCGGCTGCGGCGGATCTCCCGTCCGCACGGCTCGTCCCCGGCGGTGGGCTCCAAGAAGCGTCATGAGCAGGAGCAGGAGCAGCTCGTCAACGAGGTCTTCGACGCCTGATCCGCGCTGTGGTCCGCCGCGGCGGACCGGAGGGCCGGTACCCATGGGGGTGCCGGCCCTCCGGCGTTCCCGGGTTCGGGGGTGTACCCGGGGGTCGTCAGCGGCCGTGGCGGTCCCGGGGGCCCGGGGGGCCCTGCTCCGGGTCCTCCTCGCGGCGGGGTTCCCCGCCCGGGTCCTCCAGCCGCCGGATCTCCTGGCGGATCAGCTCCGCCGGGCGGGAGCGGGCCGAGGAGAGCAGCCCCAGCACCGCGCGGTGCTCCTCCAGGGCCCGTTCGGGACCGGCCGTGCGCTCCAGCCTGCCCGCGCGGGCCCACTGGGCGGTGACCGCGCCTTCCAGCAGTCCGTCGGGGCCCTGTCCGGCCCGCTGGTAGTAGACCGCCGCGGCCCGCAGCCGGGCCGGTGATCCGGTGCGCCGGGCCAGCAGGGCCGAGGCCAGCGCGCGGTACCACCAGGCGTACGCGGTCAGCTCCGGGTCGGCCGCCTCGCGGGCCGCCGCGCCCAGCGCCCACTCGGCCTCATGGAGGTCGGCGAGGGAGCCGTCGGCCCGGAACCGCTCGATGCAGGCGTGTCCGAGCAGCGCCCGGCGGCGCGGCAGCTCGGGGTCGGCGGGCGGGGTCTCCTCGATCGCGCCGCGCAGGGCCCGTACCGCCGCGTGGACGTCGGACGGGTTCTCCTTGTCCACGCCCCGTTCGGTGAGCTGGCGGCCGAGCGAGGTGAGCACCCCGGTGCGCCCGGGGTCGGACCAGGACAGCAGCGGCAGGGCCTCGGTCCAGGCCGCGATCGCCGAGTCGCGGTGGGCCCAGCCCCCGGTGGTGAGGTACCGCTGCTCCAGCAGGGAGGCCATTCGCAGCAGGATGTGGGCCTGGGTCTCCTCGTCCCGGCCCGCGTTGCGCCGCGCCTGGTCCAGCGCCTGGAGGATGCGCAGCCTGGTGTCGTCGTCGGGGTGTTCGTCGGCGAACTCGATGGCGTCGGCGTAGTCGAGCCAGACCCGGCACAGCTCGGCGGGGCCGACGGCGTCCCAGTCGATGCCGTCGATGCCGGTGTGCAGATCGTGGCCCGCGCTCTCCGCGTACGCGCGGGACGCGGCCAGGTCCACGACCCGGGGCCGCACCGGTCCCTCGCCCCGGTGGTGGCGGGCCAGTTCGAGCAGCAGCCCGCCGCGGGCCAGCAGGGCCGACTCATGGCGCTCGTCGGTGCGCAGCTCGGCCAGCGCGTCCGGGACGGCCTCCGCCATCAGCAGATGGACCACGGCGATGGCGGTGTCCAGGGTGGCGGTGAACCAGTCCCCGGGGTCGGCGGGGCCGCTCAGGGCGTAGGGCGCGCCGAGGACGGCGAGCCGCCGCAGCACCCGGATACGGGCGGACGCGGCCTGTTCGCGCAGGGCGGTGGGGGCGGACCGGCTCCGGGGGACGGCGTCGGTCAGCTCGGCGAGGCTGCTGTCGGCGGCGGTGAGCAGGACGGCGGCCACGGGCTCGGGTTCGTCCCCGGCCTGGACCCAGGCCCACTCGGGGACGAGCTTGGCGGGCAGCCGTCCGGACGCGACCTCGTCGGCCATGGCCTCCAGGACGCGGGCGAGGGTGAGATGGGCCCGCGGGGGCCCGCCCGCGATGGCGGTCTGGGCGGCGTCGAGGGCTTCGGGCAGGTCCTCCGGCAGGGGGCGGACCAGCCAGCGGCGGAGCAGGGCGTCGGCGAGTTCCTCGTAGAGCCCGGCGCGTTCGGTGGTGCGGCTCGTCCAGCTCTCCGCCTGGGTGGCGGAGGCGAGGAGGGCGATGGCGGTGTCGAGGTCGCGTACGGTGCCGTGCTCGGCGTAGTGGGCGAGACAGGCGTGCGCGCGGGCCAGCAGCCCGGCGGTGCCCTCGCGGTGCAGCCGCCCGGGGAGCATGGCGGTCCGGTCGGCGCCGAAGCGGCGCAGTACCTGGGTGGAGATCTGGGCGAAGGAGAGCGGCCCCCGGTCCTCGGGGCCGACCGGCGCGAGGGGCTGGGGGCTGGGGTCGACGGACCCGGTGAGGAAGGCGGCGGCCATGGCGGGGAAGTTGCGCACGGTGCGGCCGTAGCGGGATTCGACGTACTCGGAGCAGTGTTTGAGGACGAGGGCGGCGGAGCCGGTGCCGAGCCGGGCGAGCAGTTCCTCGCGCACCCCGTCGAGGAAGACGTAGGACGGGCCGCCGTCGTCGGCGCCGGGGCCGCTCGGGTCGCGCCGCAGCAATCCGCTGAGCAGGACCTCGGCGAGGACGTCGGGGCCGCTGCGCATCAGGGTGGCGCGCTGGACGAGCTGCATGACGGGGAGCATCAGCGGGACGGCGGACAGATGCACGGCGAGCTGGGCGGCGGCGGGCGACGCGGTCCTGCGGAAGCGACGGACGCGTTCGGCGGCGTCGAGGCGCTGGGCGGCGCGGGCGCGGCCGGGGGCGGGCCGGTGGCGGCGGTGCACGATCCCGGCGGCGGCGCCGACGCTCTGTCCGGTGCCGCCCGCGATCAGCCGGGTCCACGCCTCGAACGAGGAGCGGCGCAGGGCGAGCACGGGCACGGGGATGCCCCGGGGGGCGGCGGTGCCGTCCCGGGGGGCGAACTCCAGCCGTCCGGCGGGGCCCTCACGGCGGTGCAGCACCCCGGGGAGCGCGGGCAGATGGGTGCGGCCCCACATCCGCTGGGGCAGCGGCTGGACGACGGCGACGGGCGCGGTGGCGGCCCAGGTGTACAGGAGGCGCTGCATCCGGCCGCTGCGCCAGAGCGGTCCGGCGCAGTCGCTGAGGACGACGGTGAGCCGGCGGCCGGTGGGGTCGCCGATGCCGGGCGGTCCCCCGGGGGGTGTGCCGTCGCCGATGCGGTGGACGGCGACCTCGCGGAAGGCGCCGGCGCGCTCGCCGATCTGCCGCAGCTCCTCCAGGACGTCCTGCCAGACGACGGTGGAGCTGGACTCGTCCATGACGAGGGCGAGCCGGGCCTCGCGGCGGCGCCGGGTGGTCAGGACGGGCAGCACGAGCCCGGTGTCGGCGGCGCGGTCGGCGGTGGCGGTCTCGTCGAGTTCGCGGCGGACGGGGCGCAGCGGCGGCCGGTAGCGCTGGAGGGGGCGCAGGGAGCGTTCGAGGGCGCGGGCGT
The nucleotide sequence above comes from Streptomyces clavuligerus. Encoded proteins:
- a CDS encoding HAMP domain-containing sensor histidine kinase, which translates into the protein MSRPRGQGAGRPRPVKAKISIKTKLGTLVVVSVFITTGLLLVALETSTELRFITVFSVIATLLITQFVAHGLTAPLDEMNRVARGISHGDFTRRVRGADRRDELGDLACTINRMADDLEAVDRHRKELVANVSHELRTPIAALRAVLENVVDGVSAADPETMRTALKQTERLGRLVETLLDLSRLDNGVVPLRARRFEVWPYLSGVLKEANLAAGRRALASGSGHHTRTDVHLHLDVSPPELTAHADAERLHQVVANLIDNAVKHSPPHGRVTVRARRGESPESLDLEVVDEGPGIPEPQRRQVFERFNRGGGAAPGKGDGGTGLGLAIARWAVDLHGGRIGVAESARGCRILVTLPGVPSPRP
- a CDS encoding multifunctional oxoglutarate decarboxylase/oxoglutarate dehydrogenase thiamine pyrophosphate-binding subunit/dihydrolipoyllysine-residue succinyltransferase subunit, translated to MSSQSPSNSSSPSLRPGGAPTTDESAQGAGPAAAFGPNEWLVDEIYQQYLQDPNSVDRAWWDFFADYKPGAQNTAATGAEPTAEAPAAAPAPTAPAPRASANGATVPAAPAAPAAPAVAAAPAPAPAAPKPVPAAAPAPAPAPVAAPKPAAAPAPAAEAPAGPELITLRGPAAAVAKNMNASLEMPTATSVRAVPVKLLFDNRIVINNHLKRARGGKVSFTHLIGYAMVRALKAMPSMNWSFALKDGKPTLVKPEHVNFGLAIDLVKPNGDRQLVVAAIKKAETLNFFEFWQAYEDIVRRARGNKLTMDDFTGVTVSLTNPGGLGTVHSVPRLMPGQSVIMGVGSMDYPAEFQGTSQDTLNKLGISKVMTLTSTYDHRVIQGAASGEFLRVVANSLLGEDGFYDDIFEALRIPYEPVRWLKDIDASHDDDVTKAARVFELIHSYRVRGHVMADTDPLEYRQRKHPDLDITEHGLTLWDLEREFAVGGFAGKSLMKLRDVLGVLRDSYCRTTGIEFMHIQDPKQRKWIQDRVERPHAKPEREEQLRILRRLNAAEAFETFLQTKYVGQKRFSLEGGESVIPLLDAVIDSAAESRLDEVVIGMAHRGRLNVLANIVGKSYAQIFREFEGNLDPKSMHGSGDVKYHLGAEGTFTGLDGEQIKVSLVANPSHLEAVDPVLEGVVRAKQDVINKGGTDFTVLPVALHGDAAFAGQGVVAETLNMSQLRGYRTGGTVHVVINNQVGFTAAPESSRSSMYATDVARMIEAPIFHVNGDDPEACVRVARLAFEFRQTFNKDVVIDLICYRRRGHNEGDNPQFTNPQMYNLIDKKRSVRKLYTESLIGRGDITLEEAEQALQDFQGQLEKVFAEVREATSLPAPAQVPDPQAEFPVAVTTAVSQEIVKRIAESQVNIPDNVAVHPRLLPQLQRRASSVEDGTIDWGMGETLAIGSLLMEGTPVRLSGQDTRRGTFGQRHAVLVDQETGEDYTPLLYLTEEQARYNVYDSLLSEYAAMGFEYGYSLARPDALVVWEAQFGDFVNGAQTVVDEFISSAEQKWGQHSGVTLLLPHGYEGQGPDHSSARPERFLQLCAQNNMTVAMPTLPSNYFHLLRWQVHNPHHKPLIVFTPKSMLRLKAAQSKTEEFLTGGFRPVIGDTGVDAGTVDPAGVRKVVFTSGKVYYDLDAERKKRGTQDTAIIRLERLYPLPGAELQAEIAKFPNAEKYIWAQEEPANQGAWPFIALNLIDHLDLAVGADVPHGERLRRISRPHGSSPAVGSKKRHEQEQEQLVNEVFDA
- a CDS encoding SAV_2336 N-terminal domain-related protein; translation: MDPRPRARPGRRSPPRPGPAAPGDGPDHERHEEPGAPAPPLVALVRRMRAAGLDPTPEELADALWLARHVPATPPPGARPGPAPAAPPGEEETPDPVRDPAPADDPAFPAALRPAPVHRSPVELYAPGRPGPGTGGAPPGAVMRRIRVPAPTALPDARALERSLRPLQRYRPPLRPVRRELDETATADRAADTGLVLPVLTTRRRREARLALVMDESSSTVVWQDVLEELRQIGERAGAFREVAVHRIGDGTPPGGPPGIGDPTGRRLTVVLSDCAGPLWRSGRMQRLLYTWAATAPVAVVQPLPQRMWGRTHLPALPGVLHRREGPAGRLEFAPRDGTAAPRGIPVPVLALRRSSFEAWTRLIAGGTGQSVGAAAGIVHRRHRPAPGRARAAQRLDAAERVRRFRRTASPAAAQLAVHLSAVPLMLPVMQLVQRATLMRSGPDVLAEVLLSGLLRRDPSGPGADDGGPSYVFLDGVREELLARLGTGSAALVLKHCSEYVESRYGRTVRNFPAMAAAFLTGSVDPSPQPLAPVGPEDRGPLSFAQISTQVLRRFGADRTAMLPGRLHREGTAGLLARAHACLAHYAEHGTVRDLDTAIALLASATQAESWTSRTTERAGLYEELADALLRRWLVRPLPEDLPEALDAAQTAIAGGPPRAHLTLARVLEAMADEVASGRLPAKLVPEWAWVQAGDEPEPVAAVLLTAADSSLAELTDAVPRSRSAPTALREQAASARIRVLRRLAVLGAPYALSGPADPGDWFTATLDTAIAVVHLLMAEAVPDALAELRTDERHESALLARGGLLLELARHHRGEGPVRPRVVDLAASRAYAESAGHDLHTGIDGIDWDAVGPAELCRVWLDYADAIEFADEHPDDDTRLRILQALDQARRNAGRDEETQAHILLRMASLLEQRYLTTGGWAHRDSAIAAWTEALPLLSWSDPGRTGVLTSLGRQLTERGVDKENPSDVHAAVRALRGAIEETPPADPELPRRRALLGHACIERFRADGSLADLHEAEWALGAAAREAADPELTAYAWWYRALASALLARRTGSPARLRAAAVYYQRAGQGPDGLLEGAVTAQWARAGRLERTAGPERALEEHRAVLGLLSSARSRPAELIRQEIRRLEDPGGEPRREEDPEQGPPGPRDRHGR